AATCGAGTTTTAAAGCGCGACCATAGGTCGAGTTCAATGAACTTTAGAAGATCATCTTTACTTATAAGATACTTGTCGTTAGCAGTTTCTGCCGGGCTGTTAGCCTTTTCCGCTGGTCGAGTTTCAGTCATTTGCTCTGCCCTATTTTCATGCTGAGCAGTATGAGCCTTGTCACGAGTTCGGGCATCTTTGTGGCTTGACATCTGCGCCCCTCCGAACCTACAGGATTGACGAACTCCAAAAGATTATATCTTATATGTAACCGCTTTTACAGAGTTACGCAAAAGAGGTGGTATCCTATTCCTATTACCCTTTTCGGAGATTATTTCGCGTTGCGGCTCTGATGAATTCATCTATCTTAATAAGCTTCGGCCAACCATTCCATCATGGGTAGTCTTTCCGAAGAGTAGCACTTGCGGAAACGCGGAGAGGTTATAAGCTGCGCCATCATCACAATCAAGCCAATAGTCGAACAGTGGGTCAGTTATTTAAAAGGCGCCGATCCAAAAATCGGCACCGGCATACTCTGAAAGAGTACACAGCGCTAGAGCGTAATCTTATTCCCTCTTGATGAATTTTGCATGTGGCAGCGCATCTGCCCCCCGCTCGACTATTGCCTTGATGTTGGCGTGCTGATCCTCGCTTTCAAGAACCCAGTCACCACCATCAGTCTCAACTCGTTCGACAATGAAGATCAGTCTGCGAATGTCCGCCGACGAAACCCACGCCACCGATGCCGGGTCTCCGATTTTCCGCGTATGGTAGCGATTGCCGTCACCGTATTTGATCTGGTCATCAGGGCCGACCAGAATTACCATCGTAGTGACGCCCCTAACTTCTGGCTCGACCCGAGGCCACCAGTTGTATTTGGTAATTGTGGTTTCTTTATCGTCGCGCGAAACTTCAATGCGGATGATCCCTGTCAGATTCGCGGGGATGTAGGTCTCGACTTTGGGGTCGGGCGGGCGTTGCGCAGTTGTCACCGGCGCGACTATCAACACACAAAAACACAAAGCTAGCTTCATTGGTTTCATAGCTTCCTCCTGCGAAAGTTATTGGGATTTGAGCAAGATTGCCCAAAGATCGGATTCCAGGCAGGAGCTTTTTTTTACGCATCTTAGCAAGAGCGTGAATTCACCCCTACATGAAATAGTATAAATTATATTTAAATGTTGCCTATTTTTCATAAATATATAGGAAGAAACCAGTGCATCTTGTGGCCTCGCACCTTCAGCGCCGTTACTCCTTTAGAACCGTCTGCAAACACGCCTCAGGCAACCTGCGGCGCCAGTACTCATATTGGCTTACGCTTCCGTACTCTACTCTATTCCAAGTTTCGTGAGGGGGGTACTGTCATTTTTTACAGGGCCGAAGCAATAAAAGTGAAATCAACGGTGGCTAGAAAGAGATTTTTGGGATCGCCATCGCGAATCCGTCAGATGCATTGCCCCTCTCCTTACGAAGTCCTTCAGGCATCGTGATCACCCAGGCTGATGCGGTAAACAACCCCTTAATCGAGTTTATCTCCGAGCCGAACACAAGGCGTTTCAGGTCGCCGCACCGGAAGGAGGCAACTGGGCCATCATCGTCTCGGCGGGTGCAGTGACGACTGGCAGCGTCGAAGCTTTCGCCTCAGCAGAGCATGATGGGGTACAACTCAATGTATCCGTGACGAAGGCCACTCTGATGTTCCCGGAGGTGGTGGAAATCCAAGCCACCCCCACCTTTGCAGGGGAGAATGTAACTGGCGCGACGGTGAGCAGCACCGTAACCCGTCCGGATGTCTCAAAGCTTCAGATCGCCTTGTTTGACGACGGTAACCCCAGTCATGGCGATACAGCAGCGGGTGACGGCATATACGCAGCGCAGTTCAATCAGTACAAGGGAGATGGCGTCTATACGTTTGATGTTAAAGTCGTATCCAGTAATGGGACAACGCATGGAGGCGAGAATCTCTTTGCTGTCAATCCTTCTAATGCGAAGCTCGTTCCATCGTTCACGAGGATGAGTACGACAACGGCCATCGTAACCGGTGTACCCGTAATCACCTATGACGTCTGCGTTCAGGATGATAGCAATGGAAATATGTTGCAGTTCAACACAGGCACCGGTGATTACCAATTCACGAGGTGCAGCAGCGGTTTCAGCTTGACCGGAACCGGAGTCGTAACAATCAAAGGTTCCATCATTACACTGCAACACAATGCGGCCGATCGTAGAGTCTTGGCGCAGGTTGACAATAGTGTTAAGAACGGTAAGGCCTCAGTCCAAGTCTTTTCGTTAGGGACTACGTTTACCGTCACCGACCGGAATACAACGAACAATACCTGTAGCTGCCCGTAAGGGACGGCGAATAAATTAGCGTAGTCCGAGAAGAGAGAGGGCGCCTCTCCCTTCTCGGACGCCTGTAGTAGGATTGGGCTTTCCTGTTGAGGCATAGCAGCGACGCGACAATCCATAATCTTAACCATAGGGATATGACAGGGTTCTTTGTTCTAGTCAGCAATGGGCAGAGGAACTGGTTCTTTGATATGAGAGCGTTTACGTATGATCCGATGACGGTTGACCAGCCTACACATCGCAGTGGTACTTATCGCGATTCCTTGCTCTTTGTGAACCAGCTCACATAATTGATGCAAGGTAGCCGCGGGATGCTTCCTAATGAGTCTTCGCAGGTCATTAGAAGTGATCTGCTGATGCAAAGGCAAGGGTGCTTGAGGTAAATCTTGGCTTAATTGAAAGGGAATGCATTCTACCGAATTGTGCCCACGGGGATAACCTGTCATGTCTCCAGACAATGCGAAAAGACTCGCCTAGATAAGGGGCTTTTTGCTTGAAGAGTAACCTGAAAGTATAGATAACGTGAGTCCTTCATGATGCGCGGCCTCACAACCACGCATGAAAACGATCACGAGCCAGTGTATTCTACCTGCAAGCGATGGCGCGATGAAGGTCGAGCTAACTTGGTGCGATTTAGCCCGCACGTGAGTCTGACTTGAGAGCCTGCTGAGGCACAACCCACTGTCGCTCCCATAAGGGAAGCACGCATCAGAGATTCTAACCCTTCGGGCTCTCCCGCCATCGCCTGAAGGAGAAGCTCTATGGACGTCTTATATGGTTGTTGCTGTGGCTTGGATGTTCACGCGCAGACGGTGGTCGCTTGCCTGATCAAAGACGGGCGCAAGCAGACCCGCACCTTCTCGACGATGACCGATGATTTGTTGCGCCTGTTAGATTGGCTGGTCGCCGAAGGCTGTACCCATGTCGCCATTGAGAGTACCGGGGTTTATTGGCGACCGGTCTTCAATCTCTTGGAAGGACAAGTCGAAGTCATTTTAGTCAATGCCCGGCACATCAAGGCGGTGCCGGGACGAAAGACCGATGTCAAAGATAGTGAGTGGCTGGCGGATTTGTTGCGGCACGGCTTGCTCAAAGCCAGCTTCATTCCGCCCTTGGAGATCCGCGAGTTGCGAGAGTTGATTCGCTATCGGCAGCGGGTGATTGCCGATCAAGCGGCGATTGCCAACCGGGTGCAGCGAATCATCGAGAGCGGCAATATCAAGTTAGGGCAGGTGGCCAGCGATGTGATGGGAGTGAGCGGGCGGCTGATGCTGCGGGCCCTGGCAAACGGGGAGCAGGATGGGGAGAAGTTGGCGGGGCTGGCGCGCGGGCGGTTGAAGCAGAAAGCCGAGCCGTTGAAGCGGGCATTGACTGGGAGGCTGAGTGGGGCGCAAAGGTTCGTGTTGGGGGAGTTGCTGGATCGCTATGAAGAGTTAGACAGGGCCATAGAGAGAGTCAATCAACAGATCAGCGAGGAGGTGGCAACCAGCAGCGACCCTTTCGTTGGGCCGGCCATCAAGTTGCTGGAAACCATCCCGGGAGTCGGGCGGGTAGTGGCCGAGGTGATCGTCGGAGAGGTTGGCGTAGACATGAGGAAGTTTGCGACCGCCCAGCATCTGGCGAGTTGGGCAGGAATGTGTCCGGGCAATAATGAGAGTGCAGGCAAGCGAAAGAGCGGGAAGACGAGGAAAGGGAGCAGGAGTTTGCGAGTCGCGTTGGTGCAGGGGGCGTGGGCGGCAACGCATACGAAAGGGACGTATCTATCGGCGCAGTATCGGCGGATGGTGAAAAGGAAAGGGAGGAAGAAGGCATTGGTGGCAGTGGGGCATAGTCTGCTGGTGATGATCTATCATATCCTGAAACGCCGGGAGAGCTATCAGGAGTTGGGCGGCGACTACTTCGACGAGCAACAAAGCCAAGGACAATGTCGGCGGTTGGTGCGACAGTTAGAAGCGCTTGGGATGAAGGTCACTATCGAAGCGCTGCCGGCGGTTGCGTAGATCACAACTTTGTTTTCATCAGAGTCGCCCAAGATTCGTAGTTGTGATGCCACGAATCATGGGCGACTCTGATGAAAATAGAATGCCAAGTTGTTGATTCTAAGAAAGCCCTATTTTCATGCGTGGTTGTGAGGCCGCGCATCATGAAGGACTCACGTTATTTAGTGCTCCTCCGACATTGGAGATGTTCGCTCCCTCATATTGGTCTAATTCCGAGAAGCGATAGCTTATCTAGTATTCGTTGAGACCAAGTCCAAACAGAGCGATTGGCATTATGTTTAAGGAGCAAGAATTTAGAAGTTATTGCCTGCTCCAGCTTTGCCACATTCCAATGACCTTCTTTCTGGATTATCTCCTCAATCAGTCCAAGAATTTCTCCCTCAATTGTATTAGTTAGCGATACATCCACTATAAAATCTATAAAGAGGGTGGAGATTGACCAAAAATCGGGCCGGGCGACCTCCAAGATGAACTTAGGATGGATTCCCTGCTGCAAGGCCCTGATAATTGCACACGTTCGTCTCGAACCATCATAGAGTTGAGAAAAGGATTTATTTCCTGGAAGTTCGTAGATTGCGCTTTCAAAGATGATGCTTGAATACCTTTCTGCAAGTTGCCTTACTGCATTGAGAAATCCTTCAAGACCTCGTATGTCGTTTGAAGCGGTTAGCCTCATGCCGGCGAACTCCAGAGGACTAATCTTGCCGCCGATAGAAGATTCTGCGGTGCTAGCCAATTTAGGTATTTCTTTGGCGGCGAGCTTTATAATTGGGTACACGGAGGCCCCGCTTGTACTGGCTGAATTGATTTCTGATTCAACTTCATTAGGATTCCCGCGGATTAGGTTCGGCATATGCCCAAACTCCATAACCGTGACATTTGCTGCCACTACGGGTTGGTAAGAATCTTTTCGTACTGAGCGATGCTCAATATCCATTTCATAAATTATGCTCTGTTCTCGGGGCATCTGCCTTTGCTCAACGCTCTTACCGGCTTTCTTAGGCTTAGTAGAAGGATGCCCATAAACAACTTCCTCAAAGGGGAGGGCAGGCATTCCCTTCACTTTAGTGATCTCAAAGATC
This genomic stretch from Blastocatellia bacterium harbors:
- a CDS encoding choice-of-anchor X domain-containing protein, with the translated sequence MTTGSVEAFASAEHDGVQLNVSVTKATLMFPEVVEIQATPTFAGENVTGATVSSTVTRPDVSKLQIALFDDGNPSHGDTAAGDGIYAAQFNQYKGDGVYTFDVKVVSSNGTTHGGENLFAVNPSNAKLVPSFTRMSTTTAIVTGVPVITYDVCVQDDSNGNMLQFNTGTGDYQFTRCSSGFSLTGTGVVTIKGSIITLQHNAADRRVLAQVDNSVKNGKASVQVFSLGTTFTVTDRNTTNNTCSCP
- a CDS encoding IS110 family transposase; the encoded protein is MDVLYGCCCGLDVHAQTVVACLIKDGRKQTRTFSTMTDDLLRLLDWLVAEGCTHVAIESTGVYWRPVFNLLEGQVEVILVNARHIKAVPGRKTDVKDSEWLADLLRHGLLKASFIPPLEIRELRELIRYRQRVIADQAAIANRVQRIIESGNIKLGQVASDVMGVSGRLMLRALANGEQDGEKLAGLARGRLKQKAEPLKRALTGRLSGAQRFVLGELLDRYEELDRAIERVNQQISEEVATSSDPFVGPAIKLLETIPGVGRVVAEVIVGEVGVDMRKFATAQHLASWAGMCPGNNESAGKRKSGKTRKGSRSLRVALVQGAWAATHTKGTYLSAQYRRMVKRKGRKKALVAVGHSLLVMIYHILKRRESYQELGGDYFDEQQSQGQCRRLVRQLEALGMKVTIEALPAVA